A section of the Anabaena cylindrica PCC 7122 genome encodes:
- the cobS gene encoding adenosylcobinamide-GDP ribazoletransferase: MNQIVHWCRKQLLQFVATIIFYTAIPLPYIKNLEFERVACFAPVVGLMIGAILGLLDTTIDYLGIPVLTRSALVIILWVVITGGLHLDGAMDTADGLAVTDPERRLQVMVDSATGAFGAMAAIAILLLKTTALSDLSENRCLTLIAACGWGRWGQQVAIAFYPYLKPTGKGAFHKQAIQSYKDILPSWFLLISLSGLIWLINPQNLALAMGMMIIGTVISGLTAAWFNHKLGGHTGDTYGAVVEWTEALFLCVITSFS, encoded by the coding sequence ATGAATCAAATAGTGCATTGGTGCAGAAAACAACTGTTACAGTTTGTTGCAACCATAATATTTTATACCGCTATTCCTTTACCCTATATCAAAAACTTAGAATTTGAGCGGGTAGCCTGTTTTGCTCCTGTTGTGGGGTTGATGATTGGCGCAATTTTAGGTTTATTGGATACAACAATTGATTATTTAGGTATCCCTGTATTAACTCGTAGCGCTTTAGTAATAATACTTTGGGTAGTAATTACGGGTGGGCTACATTTAGATGGAGCAATGGATACTGCTGATGGTTTAGCGGTGACTGATCCAGAAAGACGGTTGCAGGTAATGGTGGATAGTGCTACAGGTGCATTTGGAGCGATGGCTGCGATCGCTATCTTGCTATTGAAAACCACAGCGTTGAGTGATTTGTCAGAAAACCGTTGTTTGACGCTGATTGCGGCTTGTGGGTGGGGACGTTGGGGACAACAAGTTGCGATCGCATTTTATCCTTATTTAAAACCCACGGGTAAAGGTGCATTTCATAAACAAGCGATTCAGTCTTACAAAGATATATTACCAAGCTGGTTTTTGCTAATTAGTTTAAGTGGTTTAATTTGGTTAATTAATCCCCAAAATTTGGCTTTGGCTATGGGGATGATGATTATTGGAACCGTGATTTCTGGTTTAACAGCAGCTTGGTTTAATCATAAATTAGGTGGACATACAGGAGATACTTATGGTGCAGTTGTTGAATGGACGGAAGCTTTATTTTTATGTGTAATTACAAGTTTTTCGTAA
- the psbM gene encoding photosystem II reaction center protein PsbM, whose translation MQVNDLGFVASILFVLVPAVFLIMLYIQTASREG comes from the coding sequence ATGCAAGTTAATGACCTGGGCTTCGTAGCAAGCATTTTGTTCGTGCTAGTGCCTGCCGTTTTTTTAATTATGCTTTACATCCAAACTGCCAGCCGAGAAGGTTG
- a CDS encoding ATP-dependent Clp protease ATP-binding subunit — MFERFTEKAIKVIMLAQEEARRLGHNFVGTEQILLGLIGEGTGVAAKVLKSMGVNLKDARIEVEKIIGRGSGFVAVEIPFTPRAKRVLELSLEEARQLGHNYIGTEHLLLGLIREGEGVAARVLENLGVDLSKVRTQVIRMLGETAEVSPGGGPSGRTKTPTLDEFGSNLTQMATDNKLDPVVGRAKEIERVIQILGRRTKNNPVLIGEPGVGKTAIAEGLASRIANKDVPDILEDKRVVTLDIGLLVAGTKYRGEFEERLKKIMDEIRSAGNVILVIDEVHTLIGAGAAEGAIDAANILKPALARGELQCIGATTLDEYRKHIERDAALERRFQPVMVGEPSVAETIEILFGLRERYEQHHKLKISDEALEAAAKLSDRYISDRYLPDKAIDLVDEAGSRVRLINSQLPPAAKELDKELRQILKEKDDAVRSQDFDRAGELRDREMEIKAEIRAIAQSKTNATGGDGLEPVVTEEDIAHIVASWTGVPVNKLTESESEKLLHMEDTLHQRLIGQDDAVKAVSRAIRRARVGLKNPNRPIASFVFSGPTGVGKTELAKSLASYFFGSEEAMIRLDMSEYMERHTVSKLIGSPPGYVGYNEGGQLTEAVRRRPYTVVLFDEIEKAHPDVFNMLLQILEDGRLTDAKGRTVDFKNTLLILTSNIGSKVIEKGGSGIGFEFSEDATETQYNRIRSLVNEELKQYFRPEFLNRLDEIIVFRQLNKAEVTQIAEIMLKEVFGRLTDKGIVLEVTDRFKDRLITEGYSPSYGARPLRRAIMRLLEDSLAEEILSGRIKDGDTALVDVDENGVVQVSSQKTRELLPQGVEL, encoded by the coding sequence ATGTTTGAACGCTTCACAGAAAAAGCCATTAAGGTAATCATGCTGGCCCAAGAAGAGGCCCGCCGTTTAGGTCACAATTTTGTTGGAACCGAACAAATCCTCCTGGGTTTGATAGGTGAAGGCACAGGAGTGGCCGCCAAGGTGCTGAAATCGATGGGAGTTAATCTCAAAGATGCCCGAATTGAAGTTGAAAAAATTATAGGTCGGGGATCTGGCTTTGTGGCCGTGGAAATTCCGTTTACGCCACGGGCAAAGCGAGTTCTAGAACTATCCTTGGAAGAAGCACGCCAACTGGGGCATAACTACATAGGCACCGAGCATCTGCTGTTGGGCCTCATCCGCGAAGGGGAAGGTGTAGCAGCCAGGGTGTTAGAAAACCTCGGTGTAGATTTATCTAAGGTGAGAACTCAGGTAATCCGAATGCTGGGAGAAACTGCCGAAGTTTCACCAGGAGGAGGCCCATCTGGTCGCACAAAAACCCCGACTTTGGATGAATTTGGTTCCAACCTGACCCAAATGGCCACAGACAATAAACTTGATCCTGTGGTGGGACGTGCTAAAGAAATTGAGCGCGTGATTCAAATTTTGGGTCGCCGGACTAAAAATAATCCAGTGCTGATTGGTGAACCAGGGGTTGGTAAGACAGCGATCGCAGAAGGTTTAGCAAGTCGTATTGCTAACAAAGATGTCCCCGACATCCTGGAAGATAAGCGTGTAGTAACTCTCGATATTGGTTTGCTCGTAGCAGGAACCAAGTACCGGGGTGAATTTGAAGAACGCCTAAAAAAAATCATGGATGAAATCCGCTCTGCGGGTAATGTCATCCTCGTAATTGACGAAGTTCACACCTTAATTGGTGCGGGTGCGGCTGAAGGGGCGATTGATGCGGCAAATATTCTCAAACCAGCTTTGGCTAGAGGTGAATTGCAGTGTATCGGCGCAACAACTTTAGACGAATATCGCAAGCACATTGAACGGGATGCGGCGTTAGAAAGACGCTTCCAACCTGTGATGGTGGGTGAGCCGTCAGTTGCAGAAACCATTGAAATCTTATTTGGACTGCGGGAACGCTACGAGCAACACCACAAGCTGAAGATATCCGATGAGGCATTGGAAGCAGCAGCGAAGTTGTCTGACCGTTATATTAGCGATCGCTACCTGCCAGATAAAGCCATCGACTTGGTTGATGAAGCCGGTTCACGGGTGCGCTTGATTAACTCCCAACTGCCACCAGCAGCAAAGGAATTAGACAAGGAATTGCGGCAAATCTTAAAAGAAAAAGATGACGCAGTGCGTTCTCAGGACTTTGACCGAGCCGGGGAATTACGCGATCGGGAAATGGAGATCAAAGCCGAAATCCGCGCGATCGCTCAAAGCAAAACCAACGCTACCGGTGGAGATGGTCTAGAACCTGTTGTCACAGAAGAAGACATCGCCCACATTGTCGCTTCCTGGACAGGAGTACCGGTGAACAAACTCACCGAATCCGAATCCGAAAAACTGCTGCACATGGAAGACACCTTACACCAGCGCCTCATCGGTCAAGATGACGCTGTCAAGGCTGTTTCCCGCGCTATTCGTCGCGCTCGTGTTGGCTTGAAAAATCCCAATCGACCGATCGCTAGTTTTGTCTTCTCCGGGCCAACTGGGGTAGGTAAAACTGAATTAGCAAAATCCTTGGCTTCATACTTCTTCGGTTCAGAAGAAGCAATGATCCGCTTGGATATGTCCGAATACATGGAGCGTCACACCGTCAGCAAACTGATTGGTTCACCTCCTGGTTATGTCGGCTACAACGAAGGCGGTCAGCTAACAGAAGCTGTACGTCGTCGTCCTTACACCGTGGTGCTGTTTGACGAAATCGAAAAAGCACACCCCGATGTGTTCAATATGCTATTGCAAATTTTGGAAGATGGTCGGTTAACCGACGCAAAAGGACGCACAGTGGACTTTAAAAACACCTTGCTGATTTTGACTTCCAACATTGGTTCTAAGGTAATTGAAAAAGGTGGTAGCGGTATCGGCTTTGAATTCTCTGAAGATGCCACTGAGACACAATACAACAGAATTCGCTCTTTGGTGAATGAAGAACTGAAGCAATACTTCCGTCCTGAATTCCTGAACCGCTTAGATGAAATCATCGTCTTCCGTCAGTTGAATAAGGCTGAAGTTACCCAAATCGCCGAAATCATGCTTAAGGAAGTGTTCGGTAGGTTGACAGATAAGGGCATTGTCTTAGAAGTCACAGACCGCTTCAAAGATCGCTTGATAACTGAGGGTTACAGTCCTAGCTACGGTGCAAGGCCATTACGTCGGGCAATTATGCGCTTGTTAGAAGATAGTTTAGCGGAAGAAATTCTGTCTGGACGCATCAAAGACGGCGATACTGCTCTTGTTGACGTTGATGAAAATGGCGTTGTTCAAGTTAGTTCTCAAAAAACACGGGAGTTATTACCCCAAGGTGTTGAGTTGTAA
- the tgt gene encoding tRNA guanosine(34) transglycosylase Tgt translates to MTNFSFECLASCSQTKARAGIFFTPHGVVETPRFMPVGTLANVKTITPAQLKDTGAQMVLSNTYHLHLQPGEAIVAGGGGLHKFMGWNGPMLTDSGGFQVFSLSEMRKITEEGVTFRSPRDGQIIKLTPERSIEIQNILGADVIMAFDECPPYPATREEVEAATDRTYRWLERCIVAHQRSDQALFPIVQGGVYLDLRARAANALAELDMPGYAIGGVSVGEPTELMAQIVKTTAPLLPVNKPRYLMGVGTYREMAIAIASGIDLFDCVIPTRWARHGTAIVSGERWNLKNAKFREDFAPLDETCPCYACQNFSRAYISHLVRSQEILAYTLLSIHNITELIRFTQKIRESILSDRFLTDFGHWLTDDKGQGAGEQGSRGEFF, encoded by the coding sequence ATGACCAATTTTTCCTTTGAATGTCTAGCTAGTTGTAGTCAAACAAAAGCCAGAGCCGGAATATTTTTCACCCCCCATGGTGTTGTAGAAACTCCCAGATTTATGCCTGTGGGTACACTGGCAAATGTGAAAACCATTACCCCTGCTCAACTAAAAGATACTGGGGCGCAGATGGTTTTATCAAATACTTATCATTTGCACCTCCAACCAGGAGAAGCAATTGTTGCCGGAGGTGGTGGGCTGCATAAGTTTATGGGCTGGAATGGTCCCATGCTCACAGATTCTGGCGGCTTTCAGGTTTTTAGTTTGAGTGAAATGCGAAAGATTACAGAAGAAGGTGTAACTTTTCGCTCGCCCCGTGACGGACAGATTATTAAATTAACGCCAGAACGCTCCATTGAAATTCAGAATATTTTAGGGGCTGATGTGATCATGGCTTTTGATGAATGTCCCCCCTATCCAGCCACTCGTGAAGAGGTAGAAGCAGCCACAGACCGGACTTATCGCTGGCTAGAACGCTGTATAGTTGCCCATCAACGCAGTGATCAAGCCTTGTTTCCCATCGTGCAGGGAGGGGTGTATTTAGATTTACGCGCCCGTGCTGCCAATGCTTTGGCCGAGTTGGATATGCCAGGATATGCCATTGGTGGGGTGAGTGTGGGGGAACCGACGGAATTGATGGCGCAAATTGTCAAAACTACAGCGCCATTGTTACCTGTTAATAAGCCTCGTTATTTGATGGGTGTGGGAACTTATCGAGAAATGGCGATTGCGATCGCTTCGGGGATAGATTTATTTGATTGTGTGATTCCCACCAGATGGGCGCGACATGGAACTGCGATCGTATCCGGTGAACGTTGGAATTTGAAAAATGCCAAGTTTCGTGAAGATTTTGCACCATTAGATGAAACTTGCCCTTGTTATGCTTGTCAAAATTTCAGTCGTGCATATATATCCCATTTAGTGCGATCGCAGGAAATATTAGCCTACACATTATTAAGCATTCACAATATCACCGAACTAATTCGCTTTACCCAAAAGATTCGGGAATCAATTTTGAGCGATCGCTTCCTCACCGACTTTGGACACTGGCTTACAGATGACAAGGGGCAGGGAGCAGGGGAGCAGGGGAGCAGGGGGGAGTTTTTCTAA
- the lysA gene encoding diaminopimelate decarboxylase, giving the protein MVLTQPVVVQPSGNQYLPQNLSHTTVSPNQELLPLSARVNDHDSLEIGGCDVTKLVEQFGSPLYILDETTLRTACQQYRDTFKQYYKGESQVLYASKAWNCLAVCAIAASEGLGIDVVSGGELYTALKAGVSPDKIYLHGNNKSRDELVLAIESGCTIVADNWHELHILVELATNSSPVRVMLRLTPGIECHTHEYIRTGHLDSKFGFDPNDLDQVFAFVSKQPGLNCVGLHAHIGSQIFERQPHRDLGAVMVQWLRDAAKYDLELTELNVGGGLGIRYTESDDPPSIEEWSKAICEVVQQACAAENLPLPKLLCEPGRSLIATACVTAYTIGSAKVIPDIRTYVTIDGGMSDNPRPITYQSVYRAVVANKMSAACTETVTLAGKHCESGDILIKNAQLPKTEPGDILVVMGTGAYNYSMASNYNRLPRPAAVVVANGEANLILQRETYQDIIRQDCLPERLK; this is encoded by the coding sequence ATGGTATTGACTCAACCCGTCGTGGTTCAACCTTCTGGCAATCAATATTTACCTCAAAATCTTAGCCACACAACAGTTTCACCTAACCAAGAACTTTTACCCCTGAGTGCCAGAGTTAATGATCATGACTCCCTGGAAATCGGTGGGTGTGATGTCACAAAGCTGGTTGAGCAGTTTGGTTCACCTTTATATATTTTGGATGAAACAACTCTGCGGACAGCTTGCCAGCAATACCGGGATACTTTCAAACAATACTATAAAGGTGAATCTCAAGTATTGTACGCTTCTAAGGCCTGGAATTGTTTAGCAGTTTGTGCGATCGCCGCCTCAGAAGGTTTAGGAATAGATGTAGTTTCCGGTGGTGAACTTTACACTGCTTTAAAAGCTGGAGTTAGTCCAGATAAAATCTACCTGCACGGCAATAATAAATCTCGTGATGAATTAGTTTTAGCCATTGAGTCAGGTTGTACCATTGTTGCTGACAATTGGCACGAATTACATATACTGGTAGAATTGGCAACAAACTCTTCACCAGTGCGCGTGATGTTGCGGTTGACTCCGGGGATCGAATGCCATACCCATGAATATATTCGCACTGGACATTTAGATAGTAAATTTGGTTTTGATCCCAATGACTTAGATCAGGTATTTGCCTTTGTTAGCAAACAACCTGGTTTAAACTGTGTGGGATTACACGCTCATATTGGTTCGCAAATTTTTGAACGTCAACCCCATCGAGATTTGGGCGCTGTGATGGTACAGTGGTTGCGAGATGCGGCCAAGTATGATTTGGAATTGACCGAATTAAATGTTGGTGGTGGTTTAGGGATTAGGTACACAGAGTCAGATGATCCCCCAAGCATTGAAGAATGGTCAAAGGCAATTTGTGAAGTAGTTCAACAAGCTTGTGCTGCCGAAAATCTGCCCTTACCTAAATTATTATGTGAACCAGGGCGATCGCTAATTGCGACGGCTTGCGTTACCGCCTACACTATTGGTTCAGCTAAAGTCATTCCCGATATTCGTACATATGTAACGATTGATGGGGGAATGTCTGACAATCCTCGCCCTATCACATATCAATCAGTTTATCGAGCAGTAGTTGCTAATAAAATGTCTGCTGCTTGCACAGAAACAGTCACATTGGCGGGTAAACATTGCGAATCAGGAGATATTCTGATTAAAAATGCTCAACTGCCAAAAACTGAACCAGGCGATATTCTCGTAGTTATGGGAACTGGTGCATACAATTACAGTATGGCATCTAACTACAACCGTCTGCCCCGACCGGCTGCTGTTGTAGTAGCGAACGGCGAAGCAAATTTAATTTTGCAGCGCGAAACCTATCAAGACATAATTCGACAAGATTGCCTACCAGAAAGACTGAAATAG
- a CDS encoding photosystem II reaction center protein K: protein MEAALLLAKLPEAYQIFDPLVDVLPIIPVFFLLLAFVWQAAVGFR from the coding sequence ATGGAAGCCGCACTGTTATTAGCAAAATTGCCTGAAGCCTACCAAATCTTCGACCCCTTGGTAGATGTTCTCCCAATCATTCCTGTTTTCTTCCTGTTGCTTGCTTTTGTTTGGCAAGCTGCTGTAGGTTTCAGGTAA
- the rimI gene encoding ribosomal protein S18-alanine N-acetyltransferase, translating into MILLDLKIQSLTPEHLSELLELDHACFDGLWTMDGYRRELESPNSHFLGLFSPFSHSELLGMGCFWSILEEAHITILAVHPQYHRQGLGQALLYSLLKTASDRGLERATLEVRASNEGAIALYQKFGFKTAGRRPRYYKDNDEDALILWLSDLQQPKFLKTLADWHTIVSDRLSQSDW; encoded by the coding sequence GTGATTTTATTAGATTTAAAAATTCAATCCTTGACACCTGAGCATTTAAGTGAATTGCTCGAACTTGATCATGCTTGTTTTGATGGTTTATGGACAATGGATGGCTACCGTAGAGAGTTAGAAAGTCCTAATAGTCATTTTTTGGGTTTATTTTCCCCATTTTCTCATTCTGAATTGCTGGGAATGGGTTGTTTTTGGTCAATTTTAGAAGAAGCACATATTACGATTTTGGCGGTTCATCCTCAATATCACCGTCAAGGATTGGGACAGGCTTTATTGTATTCTTTGCTGAAGACAGCAAGCGATCGCGGTTTGGAGCGAGCTACCCTCGAAGTTAGAGCTTCCAATGAGGGTGCGATCGCTTTATATCAAAAATTTGGTTTTAAAACCGCTGGCAGAAGACCGCGCTATTACAAAGATAATGATGAAGATGCGCTGATTCTTTGGCTTTCTGACCTACAACAGCCAAAATTTCTTAAAACCTTGGCAGACTGGCATACCATAGTTAGCGATCGCCTCAGCCAGTCTGATTGGTGA
- a CDS encoding 2Fe-2S iron-sulfur cluster-binding protein, whose translation MGNIKFVKENKEIVTADGANLRLKAMENNIDIYTLIGKMTNCGGAGQCGTCIVQVVEGLENLSPRTDFENRKFKKKPDNYRLACQTLVNGPVSVVTKP comes from the coding sequence ATGGGAAATATTAAATTTGTTAAAGAGAATAAAGAAATAGTGACCGCAGATGGTGCAAATCTCCGACTCAAAGCCATGGAAAATAACATTGATATATATACATTGATTGGCAAAATGACCAATTGCGGTGGTGCAGGTCAATGCGGTACTTGTATAGTTCAGGTAGTAGAAGGATTAGAAAACCTATCACCACGCACTGATTTTGAAAACCGGAAATTTAAAAAAAAGCCTGATAACTACCGTCTAGCCTGTCAAACCCTGGTTAATGGCCCTGTCAGTGTCGTTACAAAACCTTAA